A window of Psychroflexus sp. ALD_RP9 contains these coding sequences:
- a CDS encoding S46 family peptidase: MKYIKFFIFVLALPVFAQQGGMWIPSLLEGMNETEMQALGMKMNAEDIYSVNQSSLKDAVVHFNGGCTAEVISNQGLILTNHHCGYSQIQSHSTVKNDYLAEGFWASSKDKELKNPGLTVTFIKEITDVTKQVLVGTEKAKTEKNRQQLIEKNISQLIKNSPKEPWQSNRVKAFYNGNQYMLFRVETFKDVRLVGAPPSSIGKFGSDTDNWMWPRHTGDFSLFRIYADKNNRPAEYSETNVPYQPKHHLPISLDGVEENDFTLIFGFPGRTSEYLPAIAVEQLVNTINPSRIKIREAALKEQDVFMRNSQDIKIKYASKYAGIANYYKKWIGENQGLKKSNAIAIKKEQEQAFLKRVKEAKLEEAYGSLLDNFDAAYKDFVDYNLAYNYFSEVFLRNVELLKTGFQLYQLEQVLDFRGEKAFNDRKENLLVNFESSFKNYSAKVDQKVFEKLISIYADGTPKQFITDKFISANKKELTKNIYNKSALTSFTSLQNLLSKSSPQTVIKALNQDKGYQLVKELTQDFYAKVLPVYQAKQLEIKKLQKQYMKALLELSPKEDRLFPDANSTLRVTYGKVKGYSPKDAVYYEPVSYLEGVIEKYIPDDYEFDVPQKLIDLYEAKDYGKYGYNGKMPVNFIGTNHTTGGNSGSPAIDAEGNLIGLNFDRVWEGTMSDIYYDPSISRNIMVDVRYILFIIDKFADAQHLIEEMTLVHPKE, translated from the coding sequence ATGAAATATATTAAATTTTTTATCTTTGTGTTAGCTTTACCAGTCTTTGCTCAACAAGGTGGCATGTGGATTCCTTCCTTACTTGAAGGAATGAATGAAACCGAAATGCAAGCGCTAGGCATGAAAATGAATGCTGAAGATATTTACAGTGTCAATCAATCTAGCCTTAAAGATGCTGTTGTTCACTTTAATGGTGGTTGCACAGCTGAAGTGATTTCAAATCAAGGTTTAATTTTAACTAATCACCATTGTGGTTATAGTCAAATTCAATCGCATTCAACTGTAAAAAATGACTACTTAGCTGAAGGATTTTGGGCATCTTCTAAAGATAAAGAATTGAAAAACCCAGGGCTGACTGTAACTTTTATAAAAGAAATTACAGATGTAACTAAGCAAGTTTTAGTTGGAACTGAAAAAGCTAAAACTGAAAAAAACCGCCAACAACTTATTGAAAAAAACATTAGCCAATTAATCAAGAATTCACCTAAAGAACCTTGGCAAAGTAATCGTGTAAAAGCTTTTTATAATGGCAACCAGTACATGTTATTTCGAGTAGAAACATTTAAAGATGTAAGACTTGTTGGAGCGCCACCATCAAGTATCGGAAAATTTGGCTCTGATACCGACAACTGGATGTGGCCAAGACACACAGGTGATTTTTCATTATTTAGAATTTATGCTGATAAAAATAACAGACCTGCTGAATATTCAGAAACTAATGTTCCTTACCAACCTAAGCATCATTTACCTATTAGCCTTGATGGCGTTGAAGAAAACGATTTCACTTTAATTTTTGGGTTCCCAGGCCGCACAAGTGAATATTTACCTGCCATTGCAGTAGAACAATTAGTAAATACAATTAATCCATCAAGAATTAAAATTCGTGAGGCTGCTTTAAAAGAACAAGATGTGTTCATGAGAAATAGTCAAGATATCAAAATTAAATATGCCTCTAAATATGCCGGTATCGCCAATTATTATAAAAAATGGATTGGCGAAAATCAAGGCTTGAAAAAAAGTAACGCCATTGCAATTAAAAAAGAACAAGAGCAAGCATTTTTAAAACGAGTAAAAGAAGCCAAACTTGAAGAGGCTTATGGAAGTTTACTTGACAATTTTGATGCAGCATATAAAGATTTTGTTGATTATAATCTTGCATATAATTATTTCTCTGAAGTATTTTTAAGAAATGTAGAATTACTGAAAACTGGATTTCAGCTATACCAACTTGAACAAGTGCTAGATTTTAGAGGTGAAAAAGCATTTAATGACCGAAAAGAAAATTTACTTGTAAACTTTGAATCTAGTTTTAAAAACTATAGTGCTAAAGTAGACCAAAAGGTGTTTGAAAAATTAATCAGTATTTACGCTGATGGTACACCAAAGCAATTTATAACTGACAAATTTATTTCTGCTAATAAAAAGGAACTTACTAAAAATATTTATAACAAATCGGCCTTAACCTCTTTTACGAGTTTACAAAATTTGCTTTCAAAATCTAGCCCTCAAACAGTTATCAAAGCACTTAATCAAGATAAAGGCTATCAATTAGTTAAAGAATTAACCCAAGATTTTTACGCTAAAGTTTTACCTGTGTACCAAGCAAAACAACTTGAAATTAAAAAATTACAAAAACAATACATGAAAGCACTTTTAGAACTGTCTCCAAAAGAAGATCGATTATTTCCTGATGCTAACAGTACTTTAAGAGTTACTTATGGAAAAGTAAAAGGTTATAGCCCTAAAGATGCTGTTTACTACGAGCCTGTAAGCTATTTAGAAGGTGTTATAGAAAAATATATACCAGACGATTATGAGTTTGATGTCCCACAAAAATTAATTGATTTATATGAAGCAAAAGATTACGGCAAATATGGCTATAATGGTAAAATGCCAGTTAATTTTATAGGTACTAATCATACGACAGGAGGTAATTCAGGAAGTCCTGCAATTGATGCTGAAGGTAATTTAATTGGTCTTAATTTTGATCGGGTTTGGGAAGGTACTATGAGTGACATTTATTATGACCCAAGTATTTCAAGAAATATTATGGTCGATGTACGCTACATACTATTCATTATTGATAAGTTTGCAGATGCTCAACATTTAATAGAAGAAATGACTTTGGTACATCCTAAAGAATAA
- a CDS encoding transferase hexapeptide repeat family protein, translated as MAIYQFKGFTPVIHPSSFIHPQATVIGNVIIGKDCYVGPSAVIRGDWGEIILKDGVNVQENCTIHMFPGKSITLQTSAHVGHGAVIHGANLGENCLIGMNSVIMDDCEIGEESIVGAMAFIKAETIIPKRSLVVGNPAKVIKQVSDEMIAWKSAGTKLYQQLPSDCHKTLKAVEPLREIPKNRPKQEDFYQTLQEMKKQ; from the coding sequence ATGGCTATTTATCAATTTAAAGGTTTTACGCCCGTAATTCATCCATCAAGTTTTATACATCCTCAAGCAACAGTTATAGGAAATGTTATTATTGGCAAGGACTGTTATGTAGGTCCAAGTGCAGTTATTCGGGGTGATTGGGGTGAAATAATTCTTAAAGATGGTGTAAATGTACAAGAAAATTGCACCATACATATGTTTCCTGGTAAAAGTATTACGCTTCAAACTAGTGCACATGTTGGTCATGGTGCTGTAATTCATGGTGCTAATCTTGGAGAGAATTGTTTGATTGGTATGAACTCTGTAATTATGGATGATTGCGAAATCGGAGAGGAATCAATTGTAGGCGCAATGGCTTTTATTAAAGCTGAAACTATAATTCCAAAGCGAAGTTTGGTTGTAGGTAATCCTGCAAAAGTTATAAAACAAGTTAGTGATGAGATGATTGCTTGGAAAAGTGCAGGAACCAAACTGTATCAACAATTGCCTTCAGACTGTCACAAAACTTTAAAAGCAGTTGAGCCGCTCAGGGAAATTCCAAAAAATCGTCCTAAACAAGAAGATTTTTATCAAACTTTACAAGAAATGAAAAAGCAATAA
- a CDS encoding enoyl-CoA hydratase/isomerase family protein, which produces MTQAYVTSKIEKQIATIEFFHPAHNSLPSDILAKLADTITETGQNDDVLVIILKSGGDRTFCAGASFKELISIQNETEGEAFFSGFANVINAMRKCPKFIIGRVQGKTVGGGVGLASSMDYCMATKYASIKLSELNLGIGPFVVGPAVQRKIGVSGMSQIAIDANTFYSPNWALQKGLFTKVFETTEELDEAVNKFAQNLCAYNPEAVKHMKQMFWRGTEDWDQLLIERAKISGKLVLSSFTKEKLKRFK; this is translated from the coding sequence ATGACTCAAGCATATGTAACTAGCAAAATAGAAAAACAAATAGCAACGATTGAATTTTTTCACCCAGCTCATAACTCGTTGCCGAGCGATATACTAGCAAAATTAGCTGATACAATTACTGAGACTGGTCAAAACGATGATGTATTAGTTATTATTTTAAAATCAGGCGGTGATAGAACTTTTTGTGCCGGCGCAAGCTTTAAAGAACTCATATCAATTCAAAACGAAACAGAAGGCGAAGCTTTTTTTAGTGGTTTTGCAAATGTAATTAACGCCATGCGTAAATGTCCAAAATTTATTATTGGTCGTGTACAAGGAAAAACTGTTGGAGGCGGTGTTGGCTTAGCTTCATCAATGGATTATTGTATGGCTACAAAATATGCTTCTATCAAGCTTAGTGAACTCAATCTGGGTATAGGTCCATTTGTGGTTGGTCCTGCAGTACAAAGGAAAATTGGCGTTAGTGGTATGTCTCAAATTGCCATAGATGCTAATACTTTCTATTCACCAAATTGGGCACTCCAAAAGGGCTTATTTACTAAAGTTTTTGAAACTACTGAAGAGCTTGATGAAGCAGTTAACAAATTTGCTCAAAATTTATGTGCTTATAATCCTGAAGCAGTGAAACACATGAAACAAATGTTTTGGAGAGGTACAGAAGATTGGGACCAATTACTAATAGAGCGTGCCAAGATTAGCGGTAAATTAGTTTTATCTAGTTTTACTAAAGAAAAATTGAAACGATTTAAGTAA
- the paaZ gene encoding phenylacetic acid degradation bifunctional protein PaaZ, with amino-acid sequence MQTTQSYIQGQWTSGKGEGQPIYDSITGEQFTSINVDGFNIPEVLAYGREKGEALRKMTFQERGNMLKSLAFYLQKKKKAFYELSYRTGATKMDSWFDIDGGFGNLFANASLRKLFPNQPFDVEGDPIDLSRGGRFMAHHILVPKEGVAIHINAFNFPVWGMLEKCAVNWMAGVPAVVLPAPQSAYLTEAVVKEIIASGILPEGALQLISGTEKTILESVESQDIVTFTGSASTGKLLKNHPRLLEESVPFTMEADSLNACILGEDAVPGTPEFNLFIREVRNEMTVKCGQKCTAIRRAIVPEHLMEDVQIALGKALDKVTLGDPRLKEVRMGSLIDKKQVKAVQEAVSKISKTAEIVYGDFNSTEIINAEFEKGAFIKPILMREDQPFKNEAVHVTEAFGPVSTLMPYKTLDEAIQLSKKGKGSLVSSIFTNDDRIARDYTIQAASHHGRILSINRESAKQSTGHGSPLPNLVHGGPGRAGGGEEMGGKRGIKHFMQRCAIQGSPSTLTEITGIYQPNAQYKEAEKHPFAYHWDDIQPGMSLKTHNRTLTDTDIINFGNLTWDHFYAHTDITSLEGSIFKQRTAHGYFIISAAAGLFVYPNKGPVAANYGLEEIRFLRPLYHNDTIHVRLTCKEKVDRDQKGKELPSGIVKWYVEVFDTNVTEGNIPETEDEEQEALVAIATILTMVQKKQNTFHEVNKDFIENRLNRLTEESEAKWGMMTPQHMVEHLEVGLRMATGEISDFEVVTPEEHIDKVQETLYDYKKMPRGYKMPLMKENQLETLRHDNLDEAKNALLEAYKAYEIFFRENPDAATKNAVFGNLTAFEWKLLNRKHFNHHFEQFNLL; translated from the coding sequence ATGCAAACTACACAAAGTTACATACAAGGCCAATGGACAAGCGGAAAAGGCGAAGGCCAGCCAATTTATGATTCTATAACTGGTGAACAGTTCACATCTATAAATGTTGATGGTTTTAACATCCCTGAAGTTTTGGCCTATGGAAGAGAAAAAGGCGAAGCCTTACGTAAAATGACATTTCAAGAGCGAGGAAATATGTTGAAATCTTTGGCATTTTACCTTCAAAAAAAGAAAAAAGCTTTTTATGAATTAAGCTACAGAACAGGCGCCACTAAAATGGATTCTTGGTTCGATATCGACGGTGGTTTTGGTAATTTGTTTGCTAATGCATCCTTAAGAAAGCTATTTCCAAACCAACCTTTTGATGTAGAAGGTGATCCTATCGATTTATCTAGAGGTGGTCGCTTTATGGCACATCATATTTTGGTTCCTAAAGAAGGTGTTGCCATTCATATTAATGCTTTTAATTTTCCGGTTTGGGGTATGCTTGAAAAATGTGCAGTAAACTGGATGGCTGGCGTTCCTGCCGTTGTTTTGCCAGCTCCGCAATCGGCTTATTTAACCGAAGCGGTGGTAAAAGAAATTATTGCATCAGGAATTTTACCAGAAGGTGCATTACAGTTAATTTCAGGAACTGAGAAAACGATTTTAGAAAGCGTAGAATCTCAAGATATTGTCACCTTCACTGGATCAGCCTCAACAGGGAAACTTCTTAAAAATCATCCGCGATTACTGGAAGAATCTGTGCCTTTTACTATGGAAGCTGATTCATTGAATGCATGTATTTTAGGCGAAGATGCCGTACCAGGTACACCAGAATTCAATTTATTTATTCGTGAAGTACGCAATGAAATGACTGTGAAATGCGGGCAAAAATGTACTGCTATACGCCGTGCTATTGTCCCTGAGCATTTAATGGAAGATGTTCAAATAGCTTTAGGTAAAGCTTTAGATAAGGTTACTTTGGGTGATCCACGATTAAAAGAAGTACGTATGGGAAGCTTAATTGATAAAAAGCAAGTAAAAGCAGTGCAAGAGGCTGTGAGTAAAATTTCAAAAACAGCAGAGATTGTTTATGGCGATTTCAATTCTACTGAAATCATTAATGCTGAGTTTGAAAAAGGCGCTTTTATCAAACCAATTCTAATGCGTGAAGATCAACCCTTTAAAAATGAAGCCGTACACGTAACCGAAGCTTTTGGTCCTGTAAGTACCTTGATGCCATACAAAACCCTTGATGAAGCCATTCAACTCTCTAAAAAAGGGAAAGGCTCGTTGGTGAGTTCTATTTTTACTAATGATGATAGGATTGCACGTGACTATACTATTCAAGCCGCATCGCATCATGGAAGAATTTTAAGCATTAATCGCGAATCTGCTAAACAAAGTACTGGTCATGGTTCGCCATTACCAAATTTAGTTCACGGCGGACCAGGACGTGCTGGCGGTGGCGAAGAAATGGGAGGCAAACGTGGTATAAAACATTTTATGCAACGTTGTGCGATTCAGGGAAGTCCTTCTACTTTAACAGAGATTACGGGTATTTATCAACCTAATGCCCAATATAAAGAAGCAGAGAAACATCCATTTGCTTATCACTGGGATGATATTCAGCCAGGCATGTCCTTAAAAACCCATAACCGAACTTTAACTGATACAGATATTATTAATTTCGGAAACTTAACTTGGGATCATTTTTATGCGCATACCGATATCACTTCACTTGAAGGGAGTATTTTTAAACAACGAACCGCACACGGTTATTTCATCATTTCAGCAGCGGCAGGATTATTTGTGTATCCGAATAAAGGACCAGTAGCGGCTAATTACGGTTTAGAAGAAATTCGTTTCTTAAGACCGCTTTACCATAATGATACAATTCATGTTCGCTTGACCTGCAAGGAGAAAGTCGATCGAGACCAAAAAGGAAAAGAATTGCCAAGTGGTATTGTAAAATGGTATGTTGAGGTTTTTGATACCAACGTAACTGAAGGAAATATTCCAGAAACTGAAGATGAAGAACAAGAAGCTTTAGTAGCCATTGCTACCATTTTGACTATGGTTCAGAAAAAACAAAACACCTTTCATGAAGTTAATAAAGACTTTATAGAAAACAGACTAAATAGATTAACCGAAGAATCTGAGGCTAAATGGGGTATGATGACACCTCAACATATGGTGGAACATCTAGAAGTAGGACTTCGCATGGCCACTGGAGAAATTTCAGATTTTGAAGTTGTCACCCCTGAAGAACACATTGACAAAGTTCAAGAAACCTTATATGATTATAAGAAAATGCCCAGAGGCTACAAAATGCCTCTCATGAAGGAGAATCAATTAGAGACTTTGAGACATGATAATTTAGATGAAGCCAAAAATGCACTTTTGGAAGCTTATAAAGCTTATGAAATATTTTTTAGAGAAAATCCAGATGCTGCTACAAAGAATGCAGTTTTTGGTAATTTGACAGCTTTTGAGTGGAAGCTTTTAAATCGTAAGCATTTTAATCACCACTTTGAACAATTTAATTTATTATAA
- the pcaF gene encoding 3-oxoadipyl-CoA thiolase produces MDTFIIDGIRTPIGNYKGTLSPVRTDDLGALVIKEILERNPDIPSDAYDDVILGCANQAGEDNRNVARMCALLAGLPHSVPGETVNRLCSSGLSAIIHANRAIKAGDGDVFIAGGVEHMTRGPYAIAKPSSAYGNDAKMYDTSFGWRFVNPKMHEMYGTDGMGMTAENLVDIHKISREDQDQFAYNSQMKASKAQENGRLAQEIVAVNIPRRKQEDLVFAQDEFIKPQTKLEVLGKLRPAFRKDGSVTAGNSSGLNDGAAATIVASQNAVEKYNLKPMAKILSSAVVGVEPRIMGIGPVEASNKALRKAGLSMEDMDVIELNEAFAAQSLACIRAWGLKDNDQRLNPNGGAIAIGHPLGVTGARLAHTAALQLKLTNKKYALVTMCVGVGQGYAAVIENVS; encoded by the coding sequence ATGGATACATTCATCATAGACGGAATCCGAACACCAATCGGAAACTATAAAGGTACACTTTCACCTGTTAGAACAGATGATTTAGGAGCCTTAGTTATAAAAGAAATTTTAGAGAGAAACCCTGATATTCCAAGTGATGCCTACGACGATGTTATTCTTGGCTGTGCTAATCAAGCAGGTGAAGATAACCGAAATGTTGCCAGAATGTGTGCTTTATTAGCAGGCCTACCACATTCGGTGCCTGGTGAAACCGTTAATCGTTTGTGTAGTAGCGGACTTTCAGCGATTATTCACGCTAATCGTGCTATTAAAGCAGGCGATGGCGATGTATTTATAGCTGGTGGAGTTGAACATATGACACGTGGTCCTTATGCTATTGCAAAACCATCTTCAGCGTATGGTAACGACGCAAAAATGTACGATACAAGTTTTGGTTGGCGATTTGTTAACCCAAAAATGCATGAAATGTACGGCACAGATGGTATGGGTATGACCGCTGAAAATTTAGTAGATATTCATAAAATCTCACGTGAAGATCAAGATCAATTCGCTTATAATTCTCAAATGAAGGCATCCAAAGCTCAGGAAAATGGAAGATTAGCTCAAGAAATTGTGGCAGTTAATATTCCACGTCGAAAGCAAGAAGATTTAGTTTTTGCTCAAGATGAATTTATCAAGCCACAGACAAAACTTGAAGTTCTCGGTAAATTACGTCCAGCCTTTCGCAAAGATGGGAGCGTTACCGCCGGTAATTCTTCTGGTTTAAATGATGGTGCAGCAGCGACAATAGTGGCCTCTCAAAATGCTGTCGAAAAGTATAATTTAAAACCTATGGCTAAAATTTTAAGTTCAGCCGTAGTTGGTGTAGAACCAAGGATTATGGGCATCGGTCCTGTTGAAGCCTCTAACAAAGCTTTACGAAAAGCAGGCTTAAGTATGGAAGATATGGATGTTATAGAACTAAATGAAGCTTTTGCTGCACAATCTCTAGCTTGTATTAGGGCTTGGGGATTAAAAGATAATGATCAGCGACTTAACCCTAATGGAGGCGCCATTGCAATAGGTCATCCACTTGGCGTTACAGGTGCAAGGTTAGCTCATACGGCTGCATTACAACTTAAGCTCACTAATAAAAAATATGCTTTGGTTACAATGTGTGTTGGAGTTGGCCAAGGATATGCAGCTGTTATTGAAAACGTCAGTTAA
- a CDS encoding PaaI family thioesterase, with protein MQNSSHSTLKPEDIPHKMLSQDAFSTWLGVEIIEVKLGYCKLGLRIRKDLLNSMQKAHGAITYALADTAFGFAANTYGKFAVSIETSINHIEALEEGDYITAETSVEITKNKLGFQTVHIKKEQELVALFKGVVYRTSKNWV; from the coding sequence ATGCAAAATTCATCACATAGCACACTTAAACCTGAAGATATCCCGCATAAAATGCTATCTCAAGATGCCTTCAGCACATGGTTAGGAGTTGAAATTATAGAAGTTAAACTAGGTTACTGCAAGTTAGGACTCCGTATCAGAAAAGATTTACTTAACTCCATGCAAAAAGCTCACGGTGCAATTACCTATGCTTTAGCAGATACAGCTTTTGGTTTTGCTGCCAACACTTACGGAAAGTTTGCTGTGTCTATAGAAACCTCAATTAATCATATAGAAGCTTTAGAGGAAGGCGATTACATTACCGCAGAAACAAGTGTTGAAATTACTAAGAACAAACTTGGATTTCAAACCGTCCACATAAAAAAAGAACAAGAACTTGTCGCATTATTTAAAGGTGTGGTTTACCGCACAAGTAAAAATTGGGTATGA
- a CDS encoding 3-hydroxyacyl-CoA dehydrogenase NAD-binding domain-containing protein — translation MKTIGIIGAGTMGSGIAQIAATANSNVYIFDKQTEALSKSKEKLEKILTRLVEKNRISEEKKSSITSLITYTTSIDDMASADLVVEAIIENINVKKEVFTQLENLVSEKCILASNTSSLSIASIASCLNKPERCLGLHFFNPAPLMPLVEVIPAVQTNPEIFELVYQLMLDWKKVPVKAKDTPGFIVNRVARPFYGESLRIYEESFGGLPQNTQGFATIDWALKHFGKFKMGPFQLMDFIGNDVNYTVTETVFKAFYFDPRYKPSFTQKRHAEAGYLGKKSGRGFYDYNESAKPTEPLKDEKLGEAIFNRVLVMLINEAADALFLNIASAKDIDLAMTKGVNYPKGLLAWANDKGIDWCVEQMDALYNMYREDRYRCSPMLRQLQAQSKQFQL, via the coding sequence ATGAAGACAATAGGAATAATCGGAGCTGGAACAATGGGTAGTGGAATTGCTCAAATTGCAGCTACTGCAAATTCAAACGTTTATATTTTTGATAAACAAACTGAAGCATTATCAAAAAGCAAAGAAAAACTCGAAAAAATACTAACTCGTTTAGTAGAAAAAAACCGAATTTCTGAAGAAAAAAAATCTAGTATAACATCACTGATTACATACACAACTTCAATTGATGATATGGCTTCAGCAGATCTAGTTGTAGAGGCTATAATTGAAAACATAAATGTAAAGAAAGAGGTATTTACACAATTAGAAAACTTGGTCAGTGAGAAATGTATTTTAGCTTCAAATACATCGTCATTATCTATAGCTTCAATAGCATCTTGCTTAAATAAACCTGAACGTTGTTTAGGTTTGCATTTTTTTAATCCAGCACCGTTAATGCCACTAGTTGAAGTAATTCCTGCAGTTCAAACCAACCCTGAAATATTTGAGCTAGTCTACCAATTAATGCTAGATTGGAAAAAGGTACCAGTAAAAGCTAAAGATACTCCCGGATTTATAGTTAATCGAGTTGCCAGACCTTTCTACGGCGAATCACTAAGAATTTATGAAGAGTCTTTTGGCGGTTTACCGCAAAATACCCAAGGTTTCGCAACCATCGATTGGGCCTTAAAGCACTTTGGTAAATTTAAAATGGGACCGTTTCAGTTGATGGATTTTATCGGGAATGATGTTAACTATACCGTTACAGAAACTGTTTTTAAAGCGTTTTATTTTGACCCGCGTTATAAACCATCTTTTACTCAAAAACGTCACGCCGAAGCGGGTTATCTTGGAAAAAAATCTGGCAGAGGATTTTATGACTATAATGAAAGTGCAAAACCTACCGAGCCACTTAAAGACGAAAAGCTTGGTGAAGCTATATTTAATCGTGTGTTAGTGATGCTTATTAACGAAGCTGCAGATGCCTTATTTTTAAACATTGCTTCAGCAAAAGATATAGACCTAGCTATGACTAAAGGCGTTAATTATCCTAAAGGTTTACTTGCTTGGGCAAATGATAAAGGGATTGATTGGTGTGTTGAGCAAATGGATGCGCTTTATAACATGTATAGAGAAGATCGTTATAGATGTTCACCAATGCTTCGTCAACTTCAAGCTCAATCGAAACAATTTCAACTATAA
- a CDS encoding enoyl-CoA hydratase-related protein: MSDTVINIKKEGVTYLKLNRPEKFNSFNKEMAFELQKQLDDCIRDEHTRAIVLTGEGKAFCAGQDLAEVTNPELNPGFKSILEDHYNPIITRIRNIEIPVIAAVNGVAAGAGANIALACDVVVASETASFIQAFSKIGLIPDSGGTYFLPRLIGFQRASALALLGDKIEANEAERIGMIYKYFSPENFKDEVDHLAQKLASMPTKALAFTKKALNKTFSNSLEEQLAIESEYQIASAQTQDYNEGVTAFMEKRTPKFKGK, translated from the coding sequence ATGTCAGACACTGTAATTAATATAAAAAAAGAAGGAGTAACTTACTTAAAGCTCAATCGCCCTGAAAAGTTTAATAGTTTTAACAAAGAAATGGCATTTGAGCTTCAAAAGCAACTTGATGATTGTATCAGAGATGAACACACACGAGCTATAGTCTTGACCGGAGAAGGTAAAGCTTTTTGTGCAGGACAAGACCTGGCAGAAGTAACTAATCCAGAATTAAATCCAGGTTTTAAATCTATTTTAGAAGATCATTATAACCCAATTATAACAAGAATCAGAAATATAGAAATTCCAGTAATTGCAGCAGTTAACGGTGTTGCAGCCGGTGCAGGTGCTAATATAGCTTTAGCATGTGATGTTGTAGTTGCTTCAGAAACGGCAAGTTTCATTCAAGCTTTTTCAAAAATCGGCTTGATTCCAGATAGCGGAGGTACTTATTTTCTACCCAGACTAATCGGCTTTCAGCGTGCATCCGCTTTAGCGCTTTTGGGTGATAAAATTGAAGCAAATGAAGCTGAACGTATAGGGATGATTTACAAATATTTCTCTCCTGAAAACTTTAAAGATGAGGTCGATCATCTAGCTCAAAAACTAGCTAGCATGCCTACCAAAGCTTTAGCTTTTACTAAAAAAGCACTAAATAAAACTTTTAGTAATTCCTTAGAAGAACAATTAGCAATTGAGTCTGAATACCAAATTGCATCTGCTCAAACACAAGATTATAACGAAGGTGTAACTGCATTTATGGAAAAAAGAACCCCTAAATTTAAAGGAAAGTAA
- the paaD gene encoding 1,2-phenylacetyl-CoA epoxidase subunit PaaD, with protein MSNLKQIDQELLPILKGVSDPEIPVLSIVDMGVVRSAKLEDNKHVKVEITPTYSGCPAMDVIGDDVKKALSDQGYIPKVKLILSPAWTTDWMTDEAKQALKKYGIAPPMNATADKAALLGQKKVVKCPQCGSKNTTLISQFASTACKAMFKCDDCKEPFDYFKCLT; from the coding sequence ATGTCTAATCTTAAACAAATAGATCAAGAATTATTACCGATTTTGAAAGGCGTTTCAGATCCTGAAATTCCAGTATTATCCATTGTAGATATGGGAGTTGTTAGGTCTGCAAAACTTGAAGATAATAAACATGTTAAAGTTGAAATTACACCAACTTACAGTGGTTGTCCAGCTATGGATGTTATAGGCGATGATGTGAAAAAAGCTTTATCTGATCAAGGCTATATTCCAAAAGTAAAATTAATATTATCACCTGCTTGGACAACCGACTGGATGACAGATGAAGCCAAGCAGGCTCTAAAAAAATATGGAATTGCACCTCCAATGAATGCAACAGCCGATAAAGCTGCTTTATTAGGTCAAAAGAAAGTGGTGAAATGCCCTCAATGTGGTTCAAAAAATACTACTCTAATTAGTCAATTTGCTTCTACAGCTTGCAAAGCCATGTTTAAATGTGATGATTGCAAAGAGCCATTTGACTATTTTAAGTGTTTAACATAA